ATGATCACCGAATTTCTctgttgttcagctctgaaattatattaaaacagttattcaCCTCAGGCTCggtgaatattgtcgaatAATCCCCTCGACCTCGTCTCGGGGATTATTCgacgaataattgttaattataaaatGCACGGGCACTGACGTGTGTGCAGTGCCACTAAGAATTGTTTTCTTAGTGTTAACTACGTAAGTTATTGATACTGCATAGTAGTTTATGGCActttcaatcatttttcgTTCCCCAGAAACGACGGTTTTTTAAAGAGCATACAGAACGTTCAATTCAAAGGTGAATCACGTGATCAGGTCTCTTTCGATTCCAACGGGAATGGTGTTGGAGCTTATGACATCACAGTGGTGAATACAGACACTAAGAGATGGATTCCCATTGGAAACTGGGTATCCAACTCTTCTAATGTACATGATATTCCTGGCAATGCCAGTTTTCTGGATATTAATCTGACGAAACTGGAAATGTTCTGGAAAAAAGTGTTCAACAGCTCCCATGAACTGACCTCAGTTTGCGGCAAAAAGTGCCCGCCTGGCCATTTTATGAACTTAGAAGAGAGATATCCGGTAAGGTTTTCCTCAGTTTTTGTCGTTGAAAAATTCAATTCACGATTTTTAAGGGTATGTGAGTGTTAAAATATCAATGCCAATCACTTATTATTCAGCCAAATTTAATAGAGAGTAGGTATACGTCAAGCCAATCAGAGACGTTGTGATCATCAGGTATAACCTTGTTTGACCTTATTTGGCGGAGTCTTAttttaaatgtaaataaaagTGCGAACTGATGGGGCAGACTATAACCGAGAGACATCACGAGACGGGCTTGTTATGCCACTGAGATCAATACACCGTGACCAACGGCAAACACCTGACAATTTTTGCTCGTCAGAAAATCAAGGAAACATTATTGTAGCTTTATAGCCTCTGCTATACAAGCAGAAAGTGAGACGAATCAAACAATGCAAATTTCAGTGATTTTTCTGTGAAAGACAGATTTCTGCAGCCGTCTGTCGGAAAGGTTGTACTTCATCTCGAGCCCAAGTGATCGCCACCTTTTTAGTCctaggaaaaacaaaaaccaaaaaaactgTATCTTTACAGTGTAGTGCCTGTGCATCTCTTTAAATATGATCTCTCATGTCCGTAATCTGTAGGTTGCAGTCATGACACCaggttgcatttttttttccaaaacagCGCTTtgtacataattatgaaacaaatgaaaaactatGGTATACAAAAAATCCAAGAGAGAATGGTCATGAAAGATCTAGAGAGTAACggaattctaaaaaaaatgagGCTTAAAGGAGACTCAAACTTCTAACTGCAAGTTCAAGTTGCGCCATACTGTTGTAGCATTTGATTTGTTAAGTCTCATCATTGCTGCTTTTATTATTTACTTGGTGCTTTACAGAGCTGCTGTTGGAAGTGCGTTCCCTGTTCGACCAATGAAATTTCCAACTATCCCGTGAACACCTCTTGTCAAAGCTGTTCAGCTCTTTACCGGCCAAATGAAAACCGCAGTGACTGCTTGCCGATGATACCAACTTCAGTCAAACCTAGTGATCCAGCGGGAATAGCAATTTGTGTTGTCAGTATAATGGGCATCATaagtgtttttgtcattgtcattgtcCTTGTCGTGTATCGTTATGGAAACACGCACATTATTCAAGCTTCCAACGGAACTCTAAGCTACGTCATACTCTTTGGAATCTTCCTTGGATATGCAACTGCGCCTTTGGCGTTGTTGGAGAGAACAGCAACTTCTTGTTCAATCTTGTTTTTCACATTTAGCATCAGCTTATGCATCATTGTCGCTGCTCTATTTATCAAAACAAACCGGATTTACAGAGTATTTAGTAAAAGTACAACAAAGAAAGGTACAGCGCATTCATCTTCATTTTTCCTGTGTACCTATTCACCGTATTAGAAATCTAAGCGTAGCGCAGTTAGTTAGAGAGCGGCCTTCAGAGCTAACCGATGACTCCAGTGTCTGTTTCAACTTGACAGAAGCCTCAGTAAACGTTAAACGAAGTCGACAGAGAGAAGTAAAAATAGCACCATTTCATAATATTAAGTCTGACACAGACTAACAGAACTGCCGTCATGAAATAAGCTTAAGGCACCTGTGGGTAAATTTAAGAAACTACAACAATTTAGAGTTCTTTATATTGTCTTTACTGTTATCCTAATACTAATGGGTGAAAGGATTTAACCTTTAATCTTGTGCTCATTGATATGATTGCAAACTCGCTTCCCATTTGGTAAAACGTAACTTTAACTTTAGGAAATGAAGTTTCATTCTGTAATTGTCTTTCTCCTCTTGTACAATCCAGGAACTACTTCATGCGTGAGTGACAGCTGGATGCTTCTTTTCCTTGCCATTTTCGTCTCCATAGAAACAGCCATCTGTCTGTTCATTGTGTCAACCACCCCCACTAGTGACGTCACACATGTTTTGTACTCAGACGTCAGTAACGAGGCTTATGTACAATGTAGACTGGCATCCTACGCTAACTACAACATGGCATTGTGGTGGAGTTTCAACGCTGGGATTGTAGTTGTTTGTACTTATCAAGCTCTCCTCACGAGAAACGTGCCAGGAAACAACAACGAAGCCCGTTTTATTGCGTTCAATATGATGACTATTTCAGTAGAAATATTGATATTCTTTTTCTGTTACTACGTCACAAAGACCTTTTACAAAGACATTTTATTGATCTCGTTTTTAATCGTGACGGACACTGCAACCATCATTTGTACGTTTTTACCCAAAGCCTACGTGATCATGTTTCGACCGGAGAAAAACGGCGCACAAAGGTCGGAAAATAGTCCAGCCACATAAGAATCAAACAATTCGGATGAATAAGAAACTAATCAATCAATAGCTCTCGATAAATATGTTAAAAACTAGCATGCACTCGAACCTGAGCAATTCGGAGAAGTCAGCCTCTTCATCAACCGACTAGGATCTCATTTCCTTTGTCGAGCTTGTGTGAAAACACAATTATCTTTTTCAAGAGTGGCTTCAGGATCTTTTCAGGAGAATTCTTTATATGttaagaagaaagaaaactagaTTTTGTTGAGGGAACTAAACATCACAACACAGTTCTTTCGATCTCAATTATTGCACTCTCTCTATGCCACTCATGCTCTGTAACAAGTAACTCAGCATGACgatgcagaaaaaaattggccaGCAAATCTTTTCGTTTATTCCTTGAAAAGCACCATGGATCTGCTTGAAGTCACAAAGTAGGCTTAATGTTTTGCAAGTATCGTTTAAAGTTTCACAAAAGCTTTGACATTTCAGTTcatacacaattttttttacctggGGGCTGTTCCTGTAAGGTGAAGCGAGAGAGTAGCCAGCGACCAAGTCGTTCCTAACTTCACCTCTTCCCGTCTGGATCCGCTGCTAGTTT
This sequence is a window from Acropora palmata chromosome 6, jaAcrPala1.3, whole genome shotgun sequence. Protein-coding genes within it:
- the LOC141884681 gene encoding metabotropic glutamate receptor 4-like; translation: MEYLQVLRNFAYLLIQLMCLLHPFCRFVNNFQTHKIANLTCSHQDLYIKGSVIFAGLFPIHHTRHNKTSLEYSKGKFSIEGFEEAMAMIYALGRINNDSNILPGITIGTEIMDTSSSVDVAIRKCLNLSFVKENMGTSTCQQKRLTEKDPRTVVIIGSGSTDVAMAVTDLAGLFHVPVIGYASSSRLLSNRARFRYFLRTVSSDTLMARAVIDVLRALQWNFIHAMYSDTDYGRSAIETFEHVLAESTSWKICIAVRKAVTEHTSQREMNEFIAEIQAAHNLKAKVVLLFTTLKDTERILKHFEHLKKKDYVFISTDHYFGSTSKFRSSPEMLRRIVGVIPKQSLSNHSFLNYMELFKKDCPWISESIRQPDFSQSSTYTPYVIDAVKAAALGLHQLLNCSKRKRCQFSEEDFPALNRNDGFLKSIQNVQFKGESRDQVSFDSNGNGVGAYDITVVNTDTKRWIPIGNWVSNSSNVHDIPGNASFLDINLTKLEMFWKKVFNSSHELTSVCGKKCPPGHFMNLEERYPSCCWKCVPCSTNEISNYPVNTSCQSCSALYRPNENRSDCLPMIPTSVKPSDPAGIAICVVSIMGIISVFVIVIVLVVYRYGNTHIIQASNGTLSYVILFGIFLGYATAPLALLERTATSCSILFFTFSISLCIIVAALFIKTNRIYRVFSKSTTKKGTTSCVSDSWMLLFLAIFVSIETAICLFIVSTTPTSDVTHVLYSDVSNEAYVQCRLASYANYNMALWWSFNAGIVVVCTYQALLTRNVPGNNNEARFIAFNMMTISVEILIFFFCYYVTKTFYKDILLISFLIVTDTATIICTFLPKAYVIMFRPEKNGAQRSENSPAT